In Candidatus Pelagibacter sp. HIMB1321, a single genomic region encodes these proteins:
- a CDS encoding molybdenum cofactor guanylyltransferase, which yields MDHNNILAVVLAGGKSKRFGDDKSQAKLGGKILIDYILSEIENKFDEVLIVANDPIQHLSSPKIQKTEDVKKNLGPLGGILSAMKWVKNHNKPYQWIASFPSDTPLFKMSMFEDFLNKVNEKESELFFMKTKEKRHNIFGLWNIDLIDQLEKDLENGSRKVEKWANNIGVKTINIEFDKEDPFFNINTKEDLEKAEKILND from the coding sequence ATGGATCATAACAATATTTTAGCGGTAGTACTAGCGGGTGGAAAATCCAAACGTTTTGGCGATGATAAATCACAAGCAAAATTAGGAGGCAAAATCCTTATTGATTATATTTTATCTGAAATAGAGAATAAATTTGATGAAGTTCTAATCGTCGCAAATGATCCAATTCAACATCTGTCTTCTCCTAAAATTCAAAAAACTGAAGATGTTAAGAAGAACTTAGGTCCATTAGGTGGAATTTTAAGTGCTATGAAATGGGTTAAAAACCACAATAAACCTTATCAATGGATAGCTTCATTTCCATCAGATACCCCTTTATTTAAAATGAGCATGTTTGAAGATTTTTTAAATAAAGTGAATGAAAAAGAGAGTGAATTATTCTTCATGAAAACCAAAGAAAAGCGTCACAATATATTTGGTTTATGGAATATTGATTTGATTGACCAATTAGAAAAGGATTTAGAAAATGGCTCAAGAAAAGTTGAAAAATGGGCCAATAATATTGGGGTAAAAACTATTAATATTGAATTTGATAAAGAAGATCCTTTTTTTAATATAAATACAAAAGAAGATTTAGAAAAAGCTGAGAAAATATTAAATGATTAA
- a CDS encoding molybdopterin molybdotransferase MoeA — MINYQQAKSILKKAKIKIHNEKVLIKNSINRVVAKDIFSPSNHPLGDNAAFDGFAINALDTKNITKKKPKQFKIIGSIAAGNKPLSKKVKKFEAVEIMTGGIIPNAFNTIIPIEQIKFHPNKQNPKSIIIDKKFTKYNHVRFKGSDYKKNQLIVKKGTIIQSNHILALKTLGIKKIEVKKKLNILFFSTGNEISNSDTIPSWKVRNSNSHYIESLNNNFLFNFKNGGILRDHHQNIFKSQIQKMLKSKTDIIITSGAVSAGKFDYIPSVVKQFKTLDYFKSVMIRPGKPILFAKINQKVVFGLPGNPISSAACFRFFVYPFIENILELLPEKPVKAVLKNSFIKVKKFTRFIKSKLSTTKNGRLEVELLKGQESFRINSFIKSNVWAMLPNGQANFKKGQIIDCFLPNHSNKILD, encoded by the coding sequence ATGATTAACTACCAACAAGCAAAATCAATTTTAAAAAAAGCAAAAATTAAAATTCATAATGAAAAGGTATTAATTAAAAACTCAATTAATAGAGTTGTAGCTAAAGATATATTTTCACCTTCTAATCATCCCTTAGGAGACAATGCAGCCTTTGATGGTTTTGCTATTAATGCATTGGATACAAAAAATATAACTAAGAAAAAACCAAAACAATTCAAAATTATTGGATCCATTGCAGCAGGTAATAAACCCTTATCAAAAAAAGTTAAAAAATTTGAAGCAGTTGAGATTATGACTGGTGGAATTATTCCAAATGCATTCAATACGATTATTCCAATTGAGCAGATAAAATTTCATCCAAATAAACAAAATCCAAAATCGATTATCATTGATAAAAAATTTACAAAATATAACCATGTTCGGTTTAAAGGTTCTGATTATAAAAAAAATCAATTAATAGTTAAAAAGGGGACCATTATTCAATCTAATCATATTTTAGCTTTAAAAACTTTAGGCATTAAAAAAATTGAAGTTAAAAAGAAATTAAATATTTTATTTTTCTCAACTGGTAATGAAATTTCAAATTCAGACACTATTCCTAGCTGGAAAGTTAGAAATTCAAACAGTCATTATATTGAAAGTTTAAATAATAATTTTTTATTTAACTTTAAAAATGGTGGAATTTTAAGAGATCATCATCAAAATATTTTTAAATCTCAAATTCAAAAAATGCTAAAGTCTAAAACAGATATTATTATTACTTCAGGTGCTGTGTCTGCCGGTAAATTTGATTATATCCCAAGTGTCGTAAAACAATTTAAAACCTTAGATTATTTTAAAAGTGTAATGATAAGACCGGGAAAGCCCATATTATTTGCAAAAATTAATCAAAAAGTAGTATTTGGTTTACCAGGAAACCCAATTTCTTCTGCAGCTTGTTTTAGGTTTTTTGTTTATCCATTTATTGAAAATATCTTGGAACTTTTACCAGAAAAGCCAGTTAAAGCAGTTTTAAAAAATAGTTTTATCAAAGTTAAAAAGTTTACAAGATTTATAAAAAGTAAACTTAGTACAACTAAAAATGGTAGACTTGAAGTTGAGTTATTAAAGGGTCAAGAATCTTTTAGAATAAATTCTTTTATAAAATCTAATGTTTGGGCAATGCTCCCAAACGGTCAAGCCAACTTTAAAAAAGGTCAAATTATTGATTGTTTTTTACCGAACCACTCAAACAAAATTTTAGACTAA